The genomic window TGGCAATGCGGACACCCTGTTCGATGGCCGCGACCTGGCGCTCACGCTCACCGGCGACGGCCGGCTGCGCGAACTGCGCCGGGGCGTACGCGCTCGCCTGCAGTTCAGCGATGCCACCGTGCCCGACCTGAGCGCCTACAACCGCTATCTCGGCCAGGGCCAGCTGCGGCTGCTGGGCGGCAGTGGCCAGGTCAGCGGTGACGTGCACCTGGACACCCAGGGCCGGATCGGCAACGGCCGCGCGCGCCTGCGCATTCCACGCGCACGCCTGAGCATGGCCGGGCTGGAACTGCAGGGCGATGCCCGTGCCGACGCACGACTGCAGCGCGGCGATTTCGCAGCGCGCCGTTTCGATCTGGCCGGCAGCGTGGTGGAACTGCGCGACGTGGCGGTGAGCGGCCAGAAGCGGACGCAGCCGTGGTGGGGCCGGCTCAGCATCGCCCGCGGTGACATCGATGCGCAGTCGCCGTTCCAGGTTGACGGGCGCGCCGACCTCAGCCTGCGCGATGCCGGTCCCCTGCTCGCCGTCTTTGCCGAGCGCGGCGACTATCCGCGCTGGGCGCTGTCGCTGCTGGATTCAGGCCAGCTGGACGCGCATACCCGGTTGCGCTGGCGCCCCGGCCACCTGGTGCTGGATGGCCTGGAGGCAGAGAACGAGCGGCTTTCGCTGCGGGCGCGGCTGGACCTGATGGACAAGCACAAGCGCGGCGATCTGTACCTGCGCTGGGGCGTGCTCGGCGCGGGGATCGAACTGGACGACCAGCGTCGGCAGTGGCACCTGGCCGGTGCGCGCGAATGGTTCGACAGCCGGCCGGCGCTGTTGTCCGGCGCATCGGCGCAGGCCGTCGGCGGCAGCGCGGACTGAGCAGGCGTGCACGCCCGCGGCGCACACCGCCACGGGCCGCAGCGCATCGCCGCGAGCGGGTTACTGGGCGGTGACCGCCTGCAGGTGCCAGTGGCGCAACGCGCTGCCGCGGAAGGCCTGCTCGCCGCATCCGGTCGGACACCGCAGCACACGTGCCGCCGACGTACTGACCAGCCCTTCCCCCTCCTGCGCCTTGAAGATCGCCTCGCATGACAGGCAGCGCGCCACCAGCGCGTAGAGGTGCACGATGCGGCCACTGCAGGGGTCGTGCAGGGCATCGACGTCCAGCAGTTCGAACCGGGAACGAGGCGACCGCGTGGTCGTATCCGCGGAGGGAGAGGCCAGGGAAGGAGAAGCGGAAGGCTGCAGGTTCACGTTGCGCTGTCTATGTCGGGGACAGCGCTGGACTGTAGAGCGCGGGCTGTGCAGCGCATGTGCAATCCCGCGGTCAGTGCGCGCGGCCAGCGCCCCAGCGGTTGATCTGCGCACACTCCAGCACCGGCGGCGGATCGCTGGCCAGGGCCAGCGCGATCATCGCCCGTCCAATCGTCTCGTTGCTGGTGACCAGTGCGGGCAACGCCCGGCCAGCGAGTGACATCAGCGGCCCGCCGACGCGGTACAGCGGCTGCAGCAGCACGTGCCGGCTGCCGGTTCCCGCCACCGGCCGTACCCCCGCCGGCCGCAGCATCACGCTGCGAACGGGAAGCTGCACCAGCGCGGCCTCGACCTCGCCCTTGACCCGCAGCGGCATGATGCGGCTGCGCGGATCCGCATGTGCGCCGGAGACATACAGGAAGCGCCCCTGTGGGTTGTGCACGGCCCACGCCGCGGCCACGGCCACGGTGGCATCGACGGTCACCTGCCGATACAGGGCCTCGGCCGTGCCCAGCGGTGGAGCACCCGCGCAGTAGAAGCACGCGTCGAAGCCGGCCAGCTGCGTCGCCAACGTGGCAGCCTGGCGGAAGTCGGCCAGCACGAGCCGGTCGATACGCGCATCCAGCGCGCCGTCGCTGCGGACCAGCGCCACCGTGCGCGCGACGTGCGGCGAGGCCAGGCAGGCGCGGGCAACCCCCTGCCCGACCAGGCCGGTCGCGCCGGTCAGCAGGATCTTCAGTGGGGCGGAGTCAGCCATGCGCACACCTGCGGGGCAGCTAGAGTTTCACGAAACGCTGGATCCGGCGCGCCAGCCAGCCGCTGAACACCAGCGGTGCATCCAGCGCCGAAACGCAGATGCACGGCACGCCCGGCGCGGTCACCGGCTGATGCTCGACCGCTTCGTCCAGATCGGCCACGTCACCCGGCGCGAACAGTCCCAGCGCGTCATTGTAGGCACCGCGCAGGATCTGCGTCAGTTCGCTGCGGCCATGGCTGTGCATCGGCAGGCACTTGCCCGGTGCGATCCGCAGCATGATCAGCGACTCCATCTGTTCGGCGCGGATGCAGTGCACCCCCGGCGCGATCCAGCGCCAGCGCAGGCGGCGCAGCGAGTCGCCGAAGAACGGGTGCAGCGCGGCCGGCAGCGCATCGGGGTCGGCACCCGGCCGCTCCGCGACGCGCGGCTGAGGAGCGGGCGGCCGGACGCCATCCGGCTGATCATCCAGCTGCGCCAGCATGGCCTGCCTGAGCGTGGCCTGGCGTGCCTCTGCAGCCGCAGGTTGGGTCTGCTCCAGCAGCACCGAACCGATCGCCTCGGCATCGCGCAGGCGCTGCCGGCAGTGCGCGCACTGTTCCAGATGGGTGCCGGCGACAATGCTCAACGGCTCCGGCAACGCACCGGCGGCGTAGCTCAGCAGGGTCGATTCGTGCAGGTGATGGTGCGGATTCACGACGCGCCCCCCACCCTGCTCTGCAGCTGCAGGAACGCGCGCCGCAGGTGCGACTTGACCGTACCCAGTGGCATGCCCAGCGCCTGGGCGATCTCACTGTGGCTCTTGGCCTCGAAATAGGACATGCGGACCAGCCGGGCCTGGGTGGCCGGCAGTTCGTTGATGCGCTGCCGCAGCCGCGCATGGTCGGCGAACTGTTCGGCGCTGCTGCGTTCGCTGGCATCGCCCGCCGCGGCCGTCTCCACCGCATCCTGTACCAGCATCCAGCTGCGCTCGCGGCGCACGCGGTCGATATGCAGGTTGCGGCCGATGCGGAACAGCCAGGTGCTCAGCGCGCCCTGCGCCGGATCGAACTCGGCCGCGCGCAGCCACAGGCGCAGCAGGCATTCCTGCGCCAGCTCCTCGGCCACCGCCTCCGGCGCCCCCAGGCCACGCAGGTAAAGGCACAGGCGCGGCATGAAGTGGTCGTAGATGCGCATGAAGCAGTCACGGTCGCGCAGCCGCGCGACGCCGTCCATGTCACCGGTCCAGTTCAACGGCTCATTGTTGGGCTGCTGTGAGCTGGACACGATCCGCGTGGCGTCGAGGGAGTGGAAGGGGCTGGCGGGGGGACGGTACATCGACGCTGGCGGCCGTGGAGTGAAGAGGAGTCCTGCTCTGTACGCAGCAGGGCGCCGGTTGGATGCACGGCCCGGCCTGCATCCAGCAGTGCCTCCTGTACGTACAGCCAGACATCCCGCCGATGGAGGCTTCCGATGCGCCTGGTCTGGCTGATGCTGTGCATTCCCTGCACCTGTGCCGCAGCCCCGCTGCTGCGTTCGGAGGGCGTGGCCACCACCGCCGACGGGCGCCTGGCGTACCGCGAGGTGCATTGGCAGCAGGGTGCCGCCGATGGCGGCGCACGCTGGGTGGAGTACCGCTGTCCCGGCGGGCAGCCGTTCGCGCGCAAGCAGATGCCGGCCACCGCGCGTGCGCAGGCCCGCGGTTACCGCCTGCAGGACGCGCGCAGCGGCCAGAGCGCGAACGTGCAGGTGGGGCCGGCGTCGGTACAGGTCGAATGGCAGGAAACGGCCAGCGCGCCGCTGCGCAGGCAGCGCCTGCCACTGCCGCAGGATGCGGTGGTCGACGCCGGCTTCGATGCCGCGGTGCGCGCGCACTGGGCGGCGCTGTTGGGCGGAACCCCGCTCAGCCTGCCGTTCCTGGTCCCCGCCCGCCAGCGCTACTACCCGGTGCAGGTCCGCTATCGCGGCCCGGTGCGCTGGCAGGGCCAGGCCGCGCATGCCATCGATGTGCGGCTGGATACCTGGTTCGGCGCCGTGGCACCGCGGCTGGCGCTGGTCTATGCGGACCGTGACCAGCGCCTGCTGGAATTCCATGGCACCAGCAACCTGCGCGATGCGCGCGGCGACTACCCGCTGGTCACCGTGCGCTTTGCCGATGCCGCCAGCGCGGCGTCCGAGGCGTCCTGGCGCGATGCGCAGCAGCAACCGCTGGTCCGCGCGTGCGAAGTGACGCCCGAGTGAAGACGGTGCCGCTGCGTTGTCGTCGCGCAGCGACTGCATCCAATCCGCGCTGCGCTGCGTAGAGGGGGCAATCGACATCACGGGTTTCCGGCCATGGCCTCCGCAGCGCCTCCGCTTCGCCGCCGTTCCTCCCCGCTGCGCACCGTGCTGCGCTGGTTCGATACCAGCGCAGCGCGTGAGGCGGACGGCGACGACAGCCGCGCTGCGCGCATCGACTGGCTGCGCGCCCTGCCCTTCGTCGGCCTGCATGTGGCGTGCGTTGCGGTGATCTGGGTGGGCGTGTCCTGGATTGCGGTGGCGGTGGCCGCGTTCCTGTATGCGGTCAGGATGTTCGCCATCACAGCGTTCTATCACCGCTACTTTTCGCACCGTACCTTCGAGGCCTCGCGCCCGGTGCAGTTCGTGTTTGCCGTCATCGGCGCGGCCAGTGTGCAGCGCGGGCCGCTGTGGTGGGCAGCGCATCACCGCCACCACCATCGCCATGCCGATCAGGCCGAAGACCCGCACTCTCCCCGCGCGGGGGGCTTCTGGCGCAGCCACATGGGCTGGTTCCTGACCCGCGGCGCGTTCGCCACCGACCTGCGGCGCATTCCCGACCTTGCGCGCTACCCGGAGCTGCGCTGGCTGGACCGGTTCGACACCGCGGTGCCGGTGCTGCTGGCCGCCGCGTTGTATGGACTGGGCGCGACGCTGGAGCGCCTCGCACCGGGGCTGCACACGTCCGGCCCGCAACTGCTGGTCTGGGGCTTCTTCATCTCCACCGTCGTGCTGTTCCATGCCACGGTCACCATCAATTCGCTGGCACACCGTTTCGGGCGCCGCCGCTTCGATACCCGCGATGACAGCCGCAACAACCTGTGGCTGGCGCTGCTGACCTTCGGCGAGGGCTGGCACAACAACCACCACTTCTTCCCCGGCACCGTGCGCCAGGGCTTCCGCTGGTGGGAAATCGACCTGACCTGGTACGGCCTGCGCGCCATGGCGGCGTTGGGCCTGGTGAGCGGACTCAAGCCGATCCCTGCCTGGGTGCTGGCCAAGGCGAGGTACTGAGATGCGCATCGCGGTCATCGGTTCCGGTATCGCCGGCCTGGCCACGGCCTGGGGGCTGGATGCCGAGCACGAGGTCACCCTGTTCGAGGCCGCCGACCATCTGGGCGGCCATACCCACACCCACCAGGTACGGGTCGATGGCCACCCGATGGCCGTCGATACCGGCTTCATCGTGTTCAATCCGCAGCACTATCCGCTGCTGACCGCCCTGTTCGAGCAGCTGCAGGTGGCGTCACAGCCGACCACCATGAGCTTTTCCATGCACAGCGAACGCAGTGGCGTGGAGTACAACGCCACCTCGCTCGACGGCCTGTTCTGCCAGCGCCGCAACCTGCTCTCGCCGCGCTTCTGGGGAATGCTGGCCGATCTGCGCCGCTTCTATCGGCATGCACCGGCGCTGCTGGACGAGCGTGACGGGCCGACGCTGGGCGCGTACCTGCAGCGCGAGCGCTATGGCCGCGCGTTCATCGACGAACACCTGCTGCCGATGGCCTCGGCGCTATGGTCGTCGCCCACCGCCTCGCTGCTCGACTTCCCCGCGCGCTACCTGGTGCAGTTCATGGCCAACCACCAGATGCTGCAGATCAGCGGACGGCCGCAGTGGCGGGTGGTGACGGGCGGCTCGGCCCGTTACGTGGACGCGCTGCGCGCACGCTGGCGGGTGCGTGAACGGCTGGAATGCCCGGTGCATGCAGTCGAGCGCCTGCCGTGGGGCATCCGGGTCCACAGTGCCGCCGGCATCGAAGGCTTCGATGAAGTGGTGCTGGCCTGCCACAGCGACCAGGCGCTGGCGCTGCTCGATGACCCCAGTGCCAACGAACGCGAGGTGCTGGGTGCGATCCGCTACCAGCCCAACGAGGTCGTCCTGCACACCGACGCTGCACTGCTGCCGCGCAACCGCAAGGCCTGGGCGGCGTGGAATGCACACGTGCCGCGCGACCCTGCCGCGCCCTGCACGGTCAGCTACTGCATGAACCTGCTGCAGGGCCTGCCCGGCACGACGCCGGTGGTGGTCACGCTGAACCGCAGCGAGGCGATCGATCCGGCGTTGGTCCTGCGCCGCCTGCAGTATGCGCATCCGGTGCATGACCACGCCGCCGTGCGCGCGCAGCAGCGCTGGGCCGAGGTGCAGGGCCACCGCCACACCTGGTTTGCCGGCGCCTACTGGGGCTGGGGCTTCCATGAGGACGGCATGCGCAGTGCGCAGCGTGTGGTGGATGCACTTGGCCGGCGCGTTGCCGAACAGCGGAGAACGCTGACGCTGGAGATGCCGGCATGAGCGCCAGCGCGATCTACACCGGCCATGTCGAGCATCGCCGCCATCATCCGCAACCCCATCGGTTCCGCTACCCCATTGCCCAGCTGCTGCTGGACCTCGATGAACTGGACCAGGTGTTCAGCGGACGCTGGCTGTGGTCGGTTGGCCGCCGCAACCTGGCCGAGTTCCGCCGCAGCGACTATCTGGGCGACCCCGCCGTGCCGCTGGCCGATGCGGTCCGCGCCCGCGCCGCAACCCGGCTTGGCCGCCTGCCGGCCGGGCCGGTGCGCGTGCTGACCCATCTGCGCATGGGCGGCCATGTGTTCAATCCGGTCAGCTTCTACTACTGCTACCAGGCGGACGGCAGCACCCTGGACTGCATCGTCGCCGAGATCACCAACACGCCCTGGAAGGAACGGCATGCCTATGTGCTGCCGGTGGCCGAGGCGTTGCCACAGGGCCGCGCACTGCGCTGGCAGTTCGACAAACGCTTCCACGTCTCGCCGTTCATGCCGATGGATTGCGCCTATGACTGGCGCTTCACTGCGCCCGCTGACGATCTGCGCGTGCACATGCAGGTCTGGCGCGATGGCAGGCGCCAGTTCGACGCGACCCAGTGCATGCAGCGCCGGGCCCTGGACGCGCGCGGCCTGGCCCACGTGCTGGCGGCCTATCCGCTGATGACCCTGCAGGTGGTCGCCGCCATCCACTGGCAGGCGCTGCGCCTGTGGATCAAGCGCACCCCGGTCCACGACCACCCCTCCCCAGCCGAGAAATCACGATGAACCCGATCACCCGCGCGGTCCCCCTGCCCCGCCCCACCAGCCTGGATGCGTTCCTGCGCGGACGCCTGCTGGCCCAGCTGGCGCCGCTGCGCGGTGGTCGCCTGTGCGTGCGTGATGCGTGCGGCGAGGTGCTGCTCGGTGATGCCGCCGCGGACCTGCAGGCAACCGTGACCATCGACGACCCGGCCTTCTATCGCAAGGTGGCCGCGCAGGGCAGCGTGGGGGCCGGCGAAAGCTACATCCACGGTGACTGGCAGTGCGACGACCTGGTGGCGCTGGTGCGGCTGCTGGTGCGCAACCGCGACCTGCTGGACGGCATGGAGGGTGGACCGGCCCGCGCCGCAGGCTGGCTGCTGCGCGGCTGGAACCGCCTGCGGCGCAACAGCCGCGAAGGCAGCCGCCGCAACATCGCCGCACATTACGACCTCGGCAACGATTTCTTCGCGTTGTTCCTGTCACCGGACCTGATGTACTCCTCGGCGTTGTTCGCTGCCGCCGACGAACCGCTGGAGGCCGCGTCGCGGCGCAAGCTCGAACGCATCTGCCAGCAGCTGCAGCTGCAGCCCGGCGATCGCGTGGTGGAGATCGGCACCGGCTGGGGCGGCTTCGCCCTGCACGCAGCGCAGCACCATGGCTGCCACGTCACCACCACCACCCTCTCCGCCGAGCAGCATGCCCTGGCCAGCCAGCGCGTGCGCGACGCCGGGCTGCAGGATCGGGTCACCGTGCTGATGCAGGACTACCGTGACCTGCAGGGCCAGTTCGACAAACTGGTCTCCATCGAGATGATCGAGGCCATTGGCGCCGAGTACCTGGACACCTACATGGCCACGCTGCAGCGCCTGCTTGCACCCGATGGCCTGGCCCTGCTGCAGGCCATCACCATTGAAGACCATCGCTACGAACAGGCGCGGCGCAGTGTGGACTACATCAAGCGCTTCGTGTTTCCCGGCAGCTTCATCCCCTCGCTCACGGCGATCCTGTCGGCCAAGACCCGCGCCAGCGACCTGCAGCTGCTGGCCCAGCACGACTTCGGCGCGTCCTATGCGCTGACCCTGCACGCCTGGCGCCAGCGCTTCCTGGCGCAGCTGCCTGCGGTGCGTGCGCAGGGCTTCGACGATCGTTTCTGCCGGCTGTGGGAGTTCTATCTGGCGTACTGCGAGGGCGGCTTCCTGGAGCGTTCCATCGGCGTGTCGCACCTGCTGCTGGCGCGCCCGGGCTACCGGCCCGGCCTCGCCGACGCGCGGACGCACTGACATGGGGAACCGGCCGACACGCGCTGCCTGGGTCAACCTGCTCGGCAACCAGCTGGTCTGGCTGTGCGCGGTGGCCGGTGCGGGGCGCGGCTGGCAATGGCCGGCGCTGCTGGCGGCCACCGCGTTCGTGGGCAGTCAGCTGCGGGCGTCGGCGCATCCCGGCCTGGATCTGCGCCTGGTGCTGCTGGCCCTGGCCTGCGCGTGGCTGGTCGATGGCGGTGCCGCGGCCACGGGCACGGTGCGCTATGCGGCCTCGCCGTGGGCAGGGGCGCCGCCGCTGTGGATCTTTGCACTGTGGGCGGCGTTTGCGATGACGCTGACCCATTCGATGCAGTTCCTGCAGCGCCATCGCGTGCTGCCACTGGCCATGGCCCTGCTGGCGCCGCTGGCCTACCTTTCCGCCGCACGCGGCTTCCAGGCGGTGCACTTCCCGCCACCGGCCTGGCACGGCCTGGCCGTGCTCGCGGCGGGCTGGTGCCTGGCCCTGCCGCTGCTGGTCGGGCTGGCCCGGCGCGGTGACCTGTCCCGGCGCGATCGCGCCCCTGATGGAGCCGTCCGATGAGCCACCTCGGCTGGGTCGTGCTGTATGCCGTACTGATCATGACGTGGGGCTGGGCCTGGCAGCGCCGGCACCAGAACATCGGCATCGTCGATGTGCTGTGGGCCAAGGGCGTGGCTGCCGGCGCACTGCTGCTGGCCTGGCTCGGCGACGGTGACGCCGGGCCGCGCATCGCATTGGCGGTGCTGGGCGGGCTGTGGGGCAGCCGCCTGGCGCTGCATCTGTGGCGGCGCGTGCGCAGCGAAGCCGAGGACGGCCGCTACCGCTACCTGCGCGAGTACTGGCACGGCCACCAGGGCCGGATCTTCGGCTTCTTCATGGCCCAGGCCGCGCTGGTGGCGCTGTTCGCACTGCCGTTCGTGGCGGTGGCCAGCACGCCGCAGCGCGCATCCCCGGCATGGACGATCGCGGCGGTGGCGGTATGGCTGCTGAGCGTGGGCGGAGAAAGCCTGGCCGACCGCCAGCTGGCCCGCTTCCGCGCCGACCCGGGCAACCGTGGGCGGACCTGCCGCCAGGGCCTGTGGCGCTACTCGCGCCATCCGAACTACTTCTTCGAGTGGCTGCACTGGTTCACCTACGTGCTGCTGGCCGTCGGTTCACCGCTGTGGGCGCTGGCCTGGGCCGGCCCGCTGCTGATGTACGTGTTCCTGCGCTACCTCAGCGGCATTCCCTTCACCGAAAAGCAGGCCCTGCGCAGCCGCGGCGACGACTACCGCGACTACCAGCGCACCACGCCGATGTTCTTTCCCTGGTTTCCACGGGCTTCGAAGGAGCCGTCCTCATGACCACCGCCACCACCCCGCTCCCCGCTGCCACGCCCGAGCTCGGCCTGACCGGCTGGGCCGAGCGCGGCTGGCTGCCCGACGCCGTCCTGCGCGCTGGCATCCGCCGGCTGTGCGCGCAGCGCCTGCGGGAGGAATCCGCCGGTGGCCTGCAGGCCCAGTCGCAGCGCTTCGCGCAGCGCCTGGCCGAGCTGGCCGACAGTCCGCTGGCGCTGCACGTGGACGCCGCCAACCAGCAGCACTATGAGGTCCCGGCCGACTTCTTCCAGGCCTGCCTGGGGCACCGCCTGAAGTACAGCAGCTGCTACTACCGCACCGGTCACGAAACGCTGGACCAGGCCGAGGACGCAATGCTCGCGCTGTACGCGCAGCGTGCCGGCCTGGCCGACGGCCAGCAGATCCTGGAACTGGGCTGCGGCTGGGGATCACTGACCCTGTGGATGGCCGAACGCTTTCCGGCGGCGCGCATCACGGCGGTATCCAACTCACACAGCCAGCGCGGGTACATCCTGGGCCAGTGCCAGCAGCGCGGGCTGCGCAACGTGGAGGTCCTCACCCGCGACGTCAACCTGCTGGCATTGCCTGCGGCCGGCTTCGACCGCTGCGTATCGGTGGAGATGTTCGAGCACGTGCGCAACTACCGGCAACTGCTGGCCCGCATCGCCGGTTGGCTGAAGCCGGAGGGTGCACTGTTCGTGCACATCTTCGCGCATCGCACGCTGATGTATCCGTTCGAAACCGAGGGCGATGACAACTGGATGGGCCGGCACTTCTTCACCGGTGGCCTGATGCCGGCCGCCGACACGCTGCTGCATTTCCAGCACGATCTGCGGCTGCAGGAGCGTTGGCTGCTGGATGGCACCCATTACCAGCGCACCGCCAACCACTGGCTGGCCAACCAGGATGCCGCGCGCGAGCGCCTGCTGCCGGTACTGGCAGGCACCTATGGCGGCGATGCCGCCGCCCGCCTGTGGTGGCAGCGCTGGCGCATGTTCTGGATGGCCTGCGCCGAGCTGTTCGGCTATGACAATGGCCAGCAATGGCTGGTCGCCCACTACCTGTTCCGCCCGCGCTGAAGGAGCCCCGCCATGCGCCCGCTTTCCCTCATTCCGCTGCTGGCGGTCGCCCTGGCCGGCGCTGGTTGCAGCAGCCATGACACCCGCCCGCTGCCGCAGCCGCCGAAGGTGGACGTGCCGCGCTTCATGGGCGACTGGTATGTCATCGCGCACATTCCGTCCTGGCCCGAGCGCGAGGCCTTCGATGCGGTGGAAAGCTACGCCCTGCGCAGCGATGGCCGCATCCAGACCACCTTCACCTACCGCAAGGGCAGCTTCCAGGCGCCGCAGACATCGATGCACCCGATCGGCCGCGTACAGGATCACGGCAATGGTGCGGTCTGGGGCATGCAGTTCATCTGGCCGATCCAGGCCGAGTACATCATCGCCTGGCTCGACGAGGGCTACACCCAGACCATCGTGGCCCGCAGCAAGCGCGATTACGTGTGGTATATGGCGCGCACGCCGCAGGTGAGCGATGCCGACTACCAGCAGGCAGTGGCGCGCATCGCGGCGATGGGCTACGACACCCGCACCCTGCGCCGGGTGCCGCAATCGGTGCGTTCGGAGTGATGCGGGTGGCGTTGCATCAGGTGCGCATGCCTCGATGAGCGCGGCTCCCGGCAGCGAGCAGGCACGCTCGTGGAGCACGCAGCGTCCGCGTGGCGTCGTGCCCGTCTTCCGGGCTGAGACCCCACATGAATGGGCCCGGGCGCGGCGTCTAGCCGGGCCCGGCCTGCCTCCTCTATAGTCAGCCGGGCACGACAGGCACGGTGCCTGTCCGGCAACTACAGGGAGCAGGTCATGGGTCTGGTACAAGCGGTGAAGGGTGCAGTCGGCGGTGTACTGGCCGACCAGTGGAAGGACTTCTACACCGTGCCGACCGGTCTGCCATCGACGGCGGCGCTGTTTGCAGCGGTGCCGCGCGGCACCAATGCCGGGCGCGGCTCCAACACCAGCGGCTCGTCCAACGTCATCAGCAACGGCTCGAAGATCGTGGTGCCCGAAGGCTACGGCCTGCTGCTGTTCCAGGACGGCGCGATCACCGCCTTCGTCGCCGAACCCGGCGGCTACGAGTGGCGCTCGGATGATCTGAATTCGCAGTCGATCTTCGCCGGTGACGGCCTGGTCAGCACCTTCATCAAGCAGAGCTGGGAACGCTTCAAGTTCGGCGGCCAGCCGGGCTCGCAGCAGGCAGCGTATTTCGTCTCGCTGAAGGAGCTTCCGGACAACCGTTTCGGCACCCAGTCGGAAATCTACTGGGATGATGGCTTCCTCAATACCCAGGTGGGTGCAGTCACCCGCGGTTCGTACACGCTGAAGATCATCGACCCGATCCTGTTCGTGAAGAACTTCGTGCCGGCCAGCTATCTGCAGCCGGGCCAGGTGTTCGACTTTACCGATCTGGACAACGCCGCCGCCAGCCAGCTGTTCAATGAAGTGGTGGGTTCGCTGGCGCCGGCCTTCAGCCTGTATACCAACGATCCGGGCAAGGGCAACCGCATCACCAAGCTGCAGCAGGATTCGCTGGGCTTCGCGCAGAGCCTGTCGGCCGCCGTCGAACAGGGTTACCAGTGGAAGTCCGATCGCGGCCTGGCCATCGTCAAGACCGCCATCGTTTCCATCGAGTACGACGCCAACACCCGTGAACTGCTGAAGACCGTGCAGCGCGCCGATGCGCTGTCCGGTTCGCGCGGCAACTCGAACCTGCAGGCCAGCGTTGCCCAGGGCATCCAGTCCGCCGGCGAGACCGGAGGTGCGGCCGGCCTGGTCGGCGTGGGCATGGCCTCGGGCATGTTCGGCGCCGGCAGCCTGCAGCAACCGGCCACGCCGGCCGCACCGGCCGCTGACGATCCGGTGGCCAAGCTGAAGAAGGCCAAGGAAATGCTGGACCTGGGCCTGATCACCCAGAGCGACTACGACGCGCTGAAAGCCAAGGCGCTGGGGCTGTAACACGACGCAGGACGCGCATCGACCATGTCCGATCCACGAAACACGCCCCCGCCGCTGCCGCAACCGGCATCCACGCTGCCACCGCCCTTGCCGGCGGCGGCGCTGGATGGCCCGGGGTCGCCGCAGGATGTCCCGCCCCTGCCCGGCAGCTTTCCGCTGGACACCGCGCAGCTGCCCGACGCGATCCGCAAGGAGGTCGAGGCCCCGGACCCGCTCGCCATCGATACTTCGGCGGCCGAGCTGAAGGATGGCCTGAACCGCTGCCCGAAGTGCGGCGCCACCGACATCCGGCCCAGGCTGGGTACCGACATCCTGGTCTGCCTGTATTGCCGCCACCAATGGCATGGCGCACGGGTGGAGGAGGAATTCGGCCTCGGCGAAGCCATCGGCCAGCTGCGCGGCACGGTCATCGCCTCCGGTGCGCGCGACATCGATGCCGATACCTCGGCGTTGATGACGTTCAAGTGCACCGGCTGCGGCGCCGAGGTCACGGTCAACACCGAAAGCACGATGACCGCACGCTGCCACTGGTGCCGTCACGTATTCGGTGTCAACGAACAGGTTGCCAACGGTGCGGTGCCCGATGCGGTGCTGCCGTTCCATATCGGCAAGGATGATGCGGTCGCGCGCATTCGCCAGTTCGTCGACAAGCGCCGCCTGTTCGCGCTGAAGGCGTTCAAGGACCAGTTCACCCCGGAAAACGTGGTGGGCGTGTACCTGCCCTACATGATCGTCGACGGCAGTGTCAGCGCTGCCGTGGCCGGCAAGGGCGAGATC from Stenotrophomonas sp. 704A1 includes these protein-coding regions:
- a CDS encoding SAM-dependent methyltransferase gives rise to the protein MNPITRAVPLPRPTSLDAFLRGRLLAQLAPLRGGRLCVRDACGEVLLGDAAADLQATVTIDDPAFYRKVAAQGSVGAGESYIHGDWQCDDLVALVRLLVRNRDLLDGMEGGPARAAGWLLRGWNRLRRNSREGSRRNIAAHYDLGNDFFALFLSPDLMYSSALFAAADEPLEAASRRKLERICQQLQLQPGDRVVEIGTGWGGFALHAAQHHGCHVTTTTLSAEQHALASQRVRDAGLQDRVTVLMQDYRDLQGQFDKLVSIEMIEAIGAEYLDTYMATLQRLLAPDGLALLQAITIEDHRYEQARRSVDYIKRFVFPGSFIPSLTAILSAKTRASDLQLLAQHDFGASYALTLHAWRQRFLAQLPAVRAQGFDDRFCRLWEFYLAYCEGGFLERSIGVSHLLLARPGYRPGLADARTH
- a CDS encoding DUF2878 domain-containing protein; amino-acid sequence: MGNRPTRAAWVNLLGNQLVWLCAVAGAGRGWQWPALLAATAFVGSQLRASAHPGLDLRLVLLALACAWLVDGGAAATGTVRYAASPWAGAPPLWIFALWAAFAMTLTHSMQFLQRHRVLPLAMALLAPLAYLSAARGFQAVHFPPPAWHGLAVLAAGWCLALPLLVGLARRGDLSRRDRAPDGAVR
- a CDS encoding DUF1295 domain-containing protein; translation: MSHLGWVVLYAVLIMTWGWAWQRRHQNIGIVDVLWAKGVAAGALLLAWLGDGDAGPRIALAVLGGLWGSRLALHLWRRVRSEAEDGRYRYLREYWHGHQGRIFGFFMAQAALVALFALPFVAVASTPQRASPAWTIAAVAVWLLSVGGESLADRQLARFRADPGNRGRTCRQGLWRYSRHPNYFFEWLHWFTYVLLAVGSPLWALAWAGPLLMYVFLRYLSGIPFTEKQALRSRGDDYRDYQRTTPMFFPWFPRASKEPSS
- a CDS encoding SAM-dependent methyltransferase encodes the protein MTTATTPLPAATPELGLTGWAERGWLPDAVLRAGIRRLCAQRLREESAGGLQAQSQRFAQRLAELADSPLALHVDAANQQHYEVPADFFQACLGHRLKYSSCYYRTGHETLDQAEDAMLALYAQRAGLADGQQILELGCGWGSLTLWMAERFPAARITAVSNSHSQRGYILGQCQQRGLRNVEVLTRDVNLLALPAAGFDRCVSVEMFEHVRNYRQLLARIAGWLKPEGALFVHIFAHRTLMYPFETEGDDNWMGRHFFTGGLMPAADTLLHFQHDLRLQERWLLDGTHYQRTANHWLANQDAARERLLPVLAGTYGGDAAARLWWQRWRMFWMACAELFGYDNGQQWLVAHYLFRPR
- a CDS encoding lipocalin family protein, producing the protein MRPLSLIPLLAVALAGAGCSSHDTRPLPQPPKVDVPRFMGDWYVIAHIPSWPEREAFDAVESYALRSDGRIQTTFTYRKGSFQAPQTSMHPIGRVQDHGNGAVWGMQFIWPIQAEYIIAWLDEGYTQTIVARSKRDYVWYMARTPQVSDADYQQAVARIAAMGYDTRTLRRVPQSVRSE
- a CDS encoding SPFH domain-containing protein codes for the protein MGLVQAVKGAVGGVLADQWKDFYTVPTGLPSTAALFAAVPRGTNAGRGSNTSGSSNVISNGSKIVVPEGYGLLLFQDGAITAFVAEPGGYEWRSDDLNSQSIFAGDGLVSTFIKQSWERFKFGGQPGSQQAAYFVSLKELPDNRFGTQSEIYWDDGFLNTQVGAVTRGSYTLKIIDPILFVKNFVPASYLQPGQVFDFTDLDNAAASQLFNEVVGSLAPAFSLYTNDPGKGNRITKLQQDSLGFAQSLSAAVEQGYQWKSDRGLAIVKTAIVSIEYDANTRELLKTVQRADALSGSRGNSNLQASVAQGIQSAGETGGAAGLVGVGMASGMFGAGSLQQPATPAAPAADDPVAKLKKAKEMLDLGLITQSDYDALKAKALGL